Within the Pseudomonas chlororaphis subsp. aurantiaca genome, the region CCTGCGCTTCGATGGGCGCCAGCGGGTGCTGGAGTTGCTGTGGGGCGAGATCCTCGTCAGTACCGCGCCTGATCCATTGCAGCGACCGTTCAAGGTGGTCACCCGCCACGCCGAGGTGCTGGCGCTGGGCACTCGTTTTATCGTGCGCAGCCAGCCCGGCGGTGGCGAGGTGGCGGTGCTGGAAAAAGCAGTCGAGATCAGCCTGCCGGGCAGCGGTTCGGTAATGCGGGTCGAGGCCGGCAAGCGGGTGGCGTTCAACGAGCGCAGCCTGGGCACGCCACGTGGCAACGATGTCTCGGTGGGCGCCTGGCAGCAGGGCAGCATCATCGCCATCGACCGTCCCTTGGCCGCGCTGCTCAACGACCTGTCGCGCTATCGTCCCGGCGTGCTGCGTTGGGACCCGGCCATCGGCGAGCTGAAGGTCTCCGGGGTCTTTCCCATCGACGATACCGACTTGGCCCTGGCGGCGCTGGAGAGCGGGTTTGCCTTACGCGTGACCCGCTACAGCCGTTTCTGGGTCCAGGTCGCCCG harbors:
- a CDS encoding FecR domain-containing protein; its protein translation is MSLPAEEVKAIGVAARWYARLHSGTATDADRAAWDSWLAADPVNRQAWQRMAAVAEQMASVPGALAAPTLSKAGNSSRRQVLRSALLLTSAGTLGWLGWRSQAAQNLMCDYRTRVGERREFRLADGSSLLLNTDTSVNLRFDGRQRVLELLWGEILVSTAPDPLQRPFKVVTRHAEVLALGTRFIVRSQPGGGEVAVLEKAVEISLPGSGSVMRVEAGKRVAFNERSLGTPRGNDVSVGAWQQGSIIAIDRPLAALLNDLSRYRPGVLRWDPAIGELKVSGVFPIDDTDLALAALESGFALRVTRYSRFWVQVARADSR